A section of the Spirosoma pollinicola genome encodes:
- a CDS encoding MFS transporter yields the protein MQTGSIQKSTGTAKPSLSFWQIWNMSFGFLGIQYGFGLQQANMSPIYRYLGADEASIPGLWLAGPLTGLLLQPIIGAISDKSWSPRWGRRKPFILAGALLGSIAMIFMPNSSYVWMAAGLMWMLDAGLNSAMEPFRAFVGDMLNDKQRPTGFAIQSFMVGFGQTLANLMPYLLPIVGVSMVMSDDQLSNGIPNSVRYPFYIGAASILISVFWTIRTTKEYPPVNDSYKDQHVFTDEEKKSISFWHLALTLGGAVLAFFFAARIGGLVTGSLWGVGVFAGGYLLLRLPIFKEILASLSAMPTVMKQLWWVKFFTWYGLPLMWQYLSLAVAKYAFNAPDAVSNKVGFEEGTKWGGLCFAMFSISCAVISFFIPRIAKALGSARATHAVFLTIGAMGFFLTLTSNDKMIYLIGMTIIGFAWGSIMSMPYLMLASAVPKERMGVYMGIFNGFICVPQFIGMLTVPLFYKPILGDDPRNALVLAGICLLLAAASCFLVKEIKPRAEEDTIPVEFG from the coding sequence ATGCAAACAGGAAGCATACAGAAATCTACGGGCACGGCTAAACCCAGCTTGAGTTTCTGGCAGATCTGGAATATGAGTTTCGGATTTTTGGGTATTCAATACGGTTTTGGTCTACAACAGGCCAATATGAGTCCTATTTATCGCTACCTGGGCGCTGACGAAGCTTCCATTCCGGGTCTTTGGCTCGCGGGGCCATTAACAGGACTATTGCTCCAGCCAATTATTGGTGCTATTTCGGATAAGAGCTGGTCGCCACGCTGGGGCCGACGAAAGCCATTTATTCTGGCCGGGGCTTTGTTAGGTAGTATTGCCATGATATTCATGCCCAATTCATCTTACGTTTGGATGGCAGCAGGCTTGATGTGGATGCTCGATGCCGGGTTGAATTCAGCCATGGAACCTTTCCGGGCTTTTGTGGGCGATATGCTTAACGACAAACAACGACCTACCGGCTTTGCCATACAATCATTTATGGTCGGTTTTGGGCAAACCTTAGCCAATCTAATGCCGTATCTGCTACCTATTGTGGGCGTTTCGATGGTGATGTCAGATGACCAACTGTCGAATGGTATTCCCAACTCGGTGCGTTATCCGTTTTATATTGGAGCTGCTTCTATTCTGATCTCGGTGTTCTGGACAATCCGCACAACAAAAGAATACCCACCCGTCAACGACAGTTATAAAGACCAGCATGTTTTTACGGACGAAGAAAAAAAGTCGATTTCGTTCTGGCATCTGGCGTTAACCCTGGGCGGTGCAGTTCTGGCTTTCTTTTTTGCCGCGCGAATTGGCGGTTTAGTAACAGGTTCACTGTGGGGTGTGGGTGTATTTGCAGGCGGCTACTTACTCCTTAGACTTCCTATTTTCAAAGAGATACTAGCTTCACTCTCGGCCATGCCTACTGTTATGAAACAGCTCTGGTGGGTCAAATTTTTCACCTGGTATGGGTTGCCACTTATGTGGCAATATCTGTCATTGGCAGTGGCAAAATATGCGTTCAACGCGCCCGACGCGGTTTCGAATAAAGTTGGGTTTGAAGAAGGCACTAAATGGGGCGGACTTTGCTTTGCTATGTTCAGCATCTCCTGCGCCGTTATTTCATTCTTTATTCCACGTATTGCCAAAGCTCTCGGTAGTGCCCGCGCTACCCATGCCGTATTCCTCACGATTGGGGCAATGGGCTTCTTTCTGACCCTTACCTCCAATGATAAAATGATCTACCTCATCGGTATGACGATTATTGGGTTTGCCTGGGGATCTATCATGTCGATGCCTTATCTGATGTTGGCAAGTGCGGTTCCCAAAGAACGTATGGGTGTTTATATGGGCATTTTCAATGGATTTATCTGTGTGCCACAATTTATCGGTATGCTCACCGTACCCCTTTTTTACAAACCCATTCTGGGCGATGATCCGCGCAACGCGCTTGTGTTAGCCGGTATTTGTCTGCTGTTGGCAGCTGCCTCCTGCTTCCTGGTTAAAGAAATCAAACCGAGGGCCGAAGAAGATACGATTCCAGTTGAGTTTGGCTGA
- a CDS encoding carbohydrate kinase family protein, which translates to MTNSPRPYALLSVGELLADLIGHHVSHSLLDAQDFRRYQGGSPANMATNMARLGNPTALVACVGNDNIGTYLTRQIEESGVDIQFITADSQEPTSIVLVSRTAGTPDFVAYRHADCLLKPEQLPDSLLAQTQLFHTTCFALSRQPAQDTIVDAAKRARAAGCQVTIDTNYAPSIWPDRDQAWRVISDYCSAGALVKISEDDAERLYGGTQTPERILEDFHQMGAAMICLTLGPNGSLVSYDGGSKQSRIPGRKIDVVDVTGAGDAYWAGFLTAYLDGYAPGNCAHAGAALAKMKLTRQGPLPDKVDRKVLYTQFE; encoded by the coding sequence ATGACAAATTCACCCCGCCCCTACGCTCTCCTTTCCGTTGGCGAACTATTAGCCGATTTGATTGGCCACCATGTTTCACATAGCTTACTCGACGCGCAGGATTTTCGTCGGTATCAGGGAGGTAGTCCTGCGAATATGGCAACCAATATGGCCCGGTTAGGTAATCCAACGGCCCTGGTGGCCTGCGTTGGTAATGACAACATTGGCACCTACTTAACACGTCAGATTGAAGAATCGGGTGTCGACATCCAGTTCATTACAGCCGACTCGCAGGAACCGACAAGTATTGTTCTGGTTTCCCGTACGGCAGGAACACCCGATTTTGTTGCCTACCGCCATGCCGATTGTCTCCTTAAACCCGAACAACTTCCCGACTCACTATTAGCGCAAACTCAGTTGTTTCATACGACCTGCTTTGCGCTTAGTCGACAACCGGCGCAGGATACGATTGTCGATGCGGCTAAACGGGCTCGGGCTGCTGGCTGTCAGGTTACGATCGATACCAATTACGCCCCAAGTATATGGCCAGACCGCGATCAGGCCTGGCGTGTTATCAGCGACTATTGTTCGGCTGGAGCTTTGGTAAAAATCAGTGAAGATGATGCCGAGCGGCTTTATGGCGGAACCCAAACACCCGAACGGATATTGGAAGATTTCCATCAAATGGGTGCAGCCATGATCTGCCTGACACTTGGCCCGAATGGTAGTTTGGTTTCGTATGATGGCGGCTCAAAACAGTCGCGCATTCCGGGCAGAAAAATCGATGTTGTCGATGTTACCGGCGCGGGAGATGCGTACTGGGCTGGCTTCCTGACCGCCTATCTGGATGGCTATGCACCCGGCAACTGTGCCCATGCAGGCGCAGCTTTAGCTAAAATGAAGTTGACTCGGCAAGGTCCATTACCTGATAAAGTTGACAGGAAGGTATTATATACCCAGTTCGAGTAA
- a CDS encoding transposase has translation MRTNLNLLWAGLLPALLFTGCGGKKEEEKKDEESVSVMGAASAMKEMAAQAEEMQKKGPVSTVDFRSLKELLPADADGLTRKEATGEKNGAAGFSISTATGKYGNTDDTETIEMSIVDGGGSAMMMGLAAWSMMEVDKETENGYEKTSTIGDNKSYEKYDNKEKDGEIAMLINKRFLVTVKGRGVSMDKMKAALNDVDLDKLGDLK, from the coding sequence ATGCGTACAAATCTAAACCTGCTTTGGGCCGGATTGCTGCCAGCTCTATTATTCACCGGCTGCGGAGGAAAGAAAGAAGAAGAGAAAAAAGATGAAGAGTCAGTATCGGTTATGGGCGCTGCCAGTGCCATGAAAGAGATGGCCGCTCAAGCCGAAGAAATGCAGAAAAAAGGTCCCGTATCTACCGTTGATTTTCGGTCGTTGAAAGAACTCCTGCCTGCCGATGCGGATGGCCTGACGCGGAAAGAAGCAACTGGTGAAAAAAATGGAGCCGCTGGTTTCTCAATCTCCACCGCAACTGGTAAATATGGGAACACCGACGACACCGAAACTATTGAGATGTCTATCGTGGATGGAGGTGGCTCGGCTATGATGATGGGATTAGCCGCCTGGTCGATGATGGAAGTGGATAAAGAAACCGAAAATGGTTACGAGAAAACCAGCACTATTGGTGATAATAAATCGTACGAAAAATACGATAACAAAGAAAAAGACGGCGAAATTGCTATGCTGATAAACAAGCGTTTTCTCGTAACGGTAAAAGGTAGGGGCGTAAGCATGGACAAAATGAAAGCGGCCCTGAACGATGTTGATCTGGATAAGTTAGGCGACTTAAAGTAA
- a CDS encoding M1 family metallopeptidase produces MNRLLFLILLLTLPVWAKAQKTHFTHDDTLRGSITPERAWWDLAYYHLNVRVQPRDSTLSGSTLIRYRVLKPGQILQVDLQRPLRVVRVEQDGQSLAVRQDGNAYFVTLTKPQKTGQTESVTVQYAGKPRVAKRPPWDGGLVWSHDKSGNWFIATACQGLGASAWWPCKDHMYDEPDSMAISVTVPEDLMDVSNGRLRKVTNNPDHTRTFDWYVVNPINNYGVNLNIGHYEHWSETYQGEKGPLALNYYALAVHADSARMQFKQVPKMMKAFEHWFGPYPFYEDGYKLVETPYLGMEHQSSVTYGNHFRNGYLGRDLSRTGWGLLWDFIIVHESGHEWFANNITYKDVADMWIHESFTNYSECLFTEYYYGKEAGAQYVIGCRANIRNDIPIIGVYNVNHEGSGDMYYKGGNMLHTIRQLVGDDEKWRQVLRGLNKTFYHQTVTTNQIEQYMSQQTGLNLMPVFDQYLRTNKIPILEYRPVMGGFQYRWANSVSGFDMPVRVCAGASGPYFQVQPTAEWKTLTVKNETTLTVDANYYVLTKLVE; encoded by the coding sequence ATGAATCGACTCTTGTTCCTCATTTTGCTGCTGACATTGCCCGTTTGGGCAAAAGCGCAGAAAACTCATTTTACGCACGATGATACCCTTCGCGGGTCTATCACACCCGAACGTGCCTGGTGGGATCTGGCGTATTATCACCTGAACGTTCGGGTACAGCCCAGGGATAGTACCTTAAGCGGCTCAACTTTAATCAGGTATCGGGTGTTGAAACCCGGTCAAATACTTCAGGTAGATTTACAGCGCCCGTTGCGCGTTGTTCGGGTAGAGCAGGACGGCCAATCGCTTGCCGTTCGGCAGGACGGCAACGCCTATTTTGTTACCCTAACGAAACCGCAGAAAACGGGTCAGACGGAGTCTGTAACGGTACAATATGCTGGTAAACCCCGAGTTGCAAAACGCCCGCCCTGGGATGGCGGCCTTGTCTGGTCGCATGATAAATCGGGAAACTGGTTTATTGCTACGGCTTGTCAGGGACTGGGTGCCAGCGCGTGGTGGCCCTGCAAAGACCATATGTACGATGAGCCTGATTCCATGGCGATCAGCGTTACCGTTCCCGAAGACCTGATGGATGTCTCGAATGGTCGACTCCGTAAAGTAACCAACAACCCCGACCACACCCGCACCTTCGACTGGTATGTGGTCAATCCTATTAACAACTACGGGGTCAATTTGAATATTGGCCACTATGAACACTGGTCAGAAACCTATCAGGGAGAAAAAGGCCCTCTCGCGTTAAATTATTACGCACTCGCTGTCCATGCCGATTCGGCCCGAATGCAGTTTAAGCAAGTACCTAAGATGATGAAAGCGTTTGAGCATTGGTTTGGTCCATATCCATTTTATGAAGATGGCTATAAACTGGTCGAGACTCCTTACCTCGGCATGGAACACCAGAGTTCGGTGACCTATGGAAATCACTTTCGGAATGGATATCTGGGCCGCGATCTTTCTCGCACAGGCTGGGGATTGCTCTGGGATTTTATTATCGTTCACGAGTCGGGGCATGAGTGGTTTGCCAACAATATTACCTATAAAGACGTAGCCGACATGTGGATTCACGAGAGTTTTACCAACTATTCGGAATGCCTGTTTACGGAGTATTATTATGGAAAAGAAGCTGGTGCTCAGTATGTAATTGGTTGTCGTGCTAATATCAGAAATGATATACCCATCATTGGTGTATATAACGTAAACCACGAAGGGTCGGGGGATATGTATTACAAAGGCGGTAATATGTTGCACACGATCCGGCAACTGGTAGGCGACGACGAAAAATGGAGACAGGTTTTGCGCGGATTGAATAAAACCTTCTATCACCAGACAGTGACGACTAATCAGATTGAGCAATACATGAGTCAGCAAACGGGGCTCAATTTAATGCCTGTATTTGATCAATATCTGCGTACGAATAAGATTCCTATACTCGAATATCGTCCAGTAATGGGTGGGTTTCAGTATCGCTGGGCCAACTCTGTGTCAGGTTTCGATATGCCTGTTCGGGTATGTGCGGGCGCATCGGGACCTTATTTTCAGGTACAGCCCACGGCAGAATGGAAAACACTAACCGTAAAAAACGAGACCACGCTCACGGTCGACGCTAACTATTATGTACTTACTAAATTGGTAGAGTGA
- a CDS encoding S9 family peptidase, with the protein MHWSADGNALATVEQGEVVKTDIRAGRKTVLLAKDKLHRPGSEQPMPVADFAFTADSATVLIFTNTARVWRYNTKGDYYLINRASGQARQVGLSGKRPSQSLMYAKLSPDGRTVGYVSEHNLFIEEVATGKTTQLTTDGTRKRINGTFDWVYEEEFGCRDGFRWSPDNKQIAYWQVDATNIRDYLMLNTTDSAYSHVVPVEYPKVGESPSPTRIGVVSVTGGPNAIPPTTWLNIPGDSQQHYLTRLEWLPAGGSVIVQQLNRKQNESKLFICNPASQSANLVYTETDKGWIDIKARWSRDDPSGWEWLERGKSFVWVSEKDGWRHLYRITTDGKKETLLTPGDYDIATISQINEATTQIYFIASPDNTNQRYLYRTSLDGKGKAERVTPTGQAGTHGYTISPNGRFAQHTFTNYQTPPAREWISLPDHKAVNETESIAAKIKPATKSNVNFFKLTTDDGVTLDGWMAKPTDFDSTKKYPIVFYVYGEPAGSTVNDDFSIGQNRLFQGDMAKAGYIYVALDNRGTPNLKGAAWRKSIYRQIGRINIRDQAMGARKLFAQHSYIDTSRVAVWGWSGGGSTTLHLLFQYPDIYKTGISIAAVGNQLFYDNIYQERYMGLPQENREDFVAGSPITYAKNLRGNLLYIHGTGDDNVHYDNAEVLINELIKNNKQFQVMPYPNRSHGISEGPGTSQHLQTLYTNYLLKYCPPGPR; encoded by the coding sequence ATGCATTGGTCTGCTGATGGAAACGCATTAGCCACCGTTGAGCAGGGAGAAGTAGTAAAGACCGATATTCGCGCGGGTCGAAAAACGGTTCTTTTGGCTAAAGACAAACTGCATCGGCCCGGTAGTGAACAGCCAATGCCCGTTGCCGATTTTGCCTTCACCGCCGATAGTGCGACCGTTCTAATCTTTACAAATACGGCCCGCGTTTGGCGGTATAACACCAAAGGCGATTATTACCTGATTAATCGGGCAAGTGGTCAGGCCCGGCAAGTTGGTCTGTCTGGTAAACGCCCGTCGCAATCGCTGATGTATGCCAAATTGTCGCCAGATGGGCGCACGGTAGGCTATGTTAGCGAACATAACCTGTTTATCGAAGAGGTAGCAACCGGCAAAACGACCCAACTCACGACCGATGGTACCCGGAAACGCATCAATGGTACGTTCGACTGGGTGTATGAAGAAGAATTCGGTTGCCGGGATGGCTTTCGGTGGAGTCCCGATAACAAGCAAATTGCGTATTGGCAGGTAGACGCTACCAATATCCGCGATTACCTGATGCTGAACACAACAGATTCTGCTTATTCGCACGTGGTGCCGGTTGAGTACCCCAAAGTAGGCGAAAGCCCATCGCCAACGCGCATCGGGGTTGTGTCTGTAACGGGTGGCCCGAATGCCATACCACCAACAACCTGGCTGAACATTCCCGGCGATTCGCAGCAACATTACCTCACTCGTCTGGAGTGGCTTCCTGCTGGGGGAAGTGTGATTGTACAGCAATTGAACCGGAAGCAAAATGAAAGTAAACTGTTTATTTGCAACCCAGCCAGCCAATCGGCAAACCTTGTTTATACAGAAACGGATAAAGGCTGGATCGATATTAAAGCACGCTGGAGCCGCGACGATCCAAGTGGCTGGGAGTGGCTGGAAAGGGGAAAGTCCTTTGTATGGGTGTCTGAAAAAGACGGCTGGCGGCACTTGTACCGCATTACTACCGATGGTAAAAAAGAAACTCTTCTGACGCCTGGGGATTACGATATTGCTACAATCAGTCAAATCAACGAGGCTACCACTCAGATTTACTTCATTGCGTCGCCCGATAATACAAACCAACGGTATCTGTACCGAACCAGCCTGGACGGTAAAGGGAAGGCTGAGCGCGTAACGCCCACCGGGCAGGCAGGAACCCACGGGTACACGATTTCGCCCAATGGCCGGTTTGCTCAGCACACCTTCACAAACTACCAAACACCCCCGGCACGTGAGTGGATAAGCCTGCCTGACCATAAAGCGGTCAACGAAACAGAGAGTATTGCGGCCAAAATCAAGCCCGCTACCAAATCGAACGTCAACTTTTTTAAACTCACCACCGACGATGGGGTAACACTCGATGGCTGGATGGCCAAACCGACGGATTTCGACAGTACCAAAAAATACCCGATTGTCTTTTATGTGTATGGCGAACCGGCAGGAAGCACCGTAAATGATGATTTTTCTATCGGTCAGAATCGACTGTTTCAAGGCGACATGGCTAAGGCTGGCTATATCTATGTCGCCCTCGACAACCGGGGAACGCCCAACCTGAAAGGAGCCGCCTGGCGGAAGTCGATCTACCGGCAAATTGGCCGGATCAATATCCGCGATCAGGCAATGGGTGCGCGTAAATTATTCGCACAACACAGCTACATAGACACCAGCCGCGTGGCTGTTTGGGGATGGAGCGGGGGAGGCTCCACAACCCTGCATCTATTGTTTCAATACCCGGACATCTATAAAACGGGGATTTCTATTGCCGCCGTGGGTAATCAGCTCTTTTACGACAATATTTATCAGGAACGGTATATGGGTCTTCCTCAGGAAAATCGGGAGGATTTTGTTGCCGGCTCGCCCATTACGTATGCGAAAAATCTGCGCGGCAACCTGCTCTATATTCACGGCACCGGCGATGACAATGTGCATTACGACAATGCCGAGGTACTTATCAACGAATTGATAAAGAACAACAAACAGTTTCAGGTGATGCCCTACCCGAACCGCTCGCATGGTATCAGCGAGGGACCGGGAACCTCCCAGCACCTGCAAACACTGTATACGAATTACCTGCTTAAATACTGCCCACCCGGCCCACGTTAA